Within the Solwaraspora sp. WMMA2056 genome, the region GCGGCGTTGGAATCGCTCGGGGTCGATCCTCGGGAAGTCGAAGCGTTGCTGGCCGACCGCACCGACGGCGACGACCTGATCATCCACGCGGTCGGCCACCGCAAGGATGTCTACTCCTGAATCAGCCTGACAGCGGGGACGCCGCCATCGGCCGCGACGGGGTCGGGACCGATGGCCGCTCGGGCGGGACCTGCTCCTGGCAGGTGCGGCCGAGTAACTTCCGGCTGTCTCGACCGCCGATCGCCGTACGGGCGCGGGCTGCTTCAGGCGTTGAACGCGTCGGTCTTGACCGCGTGGATGAAGGCGGTCCAGCCGGTGGTGGTGAAGGTGAGGACTGGGCCGGTGTGGTCTTTGCTGTCGCGGACTGCGGTGGTGGAGGACAGGCTGGCGACCTCGACGCAGGCGCCGCCGTTGTTGTCGCTGCGGCTGGACTTGCGCCAGGTGGGGTGGGGCGTGTTCATGATCAGCCTCCGGTGTCGTCAGCGATCCGTTGGATGAGGGTGCGGGACTCGACCGGGCCGAGTGCGGCGGCGGTGAGTCGTTCCCAGAGCCGAGTGTATGCCCGGACCGCGTCGGGGCCGTCGAGGTAATCGGCGTCGGCGAGGGTCTCCACGTTGAGGTTCCCGGGGTGTCGGCTGCCCGTGATTGCCGGTAGGTTCGCTCGTTGCCGAGTGGTGGAACATCGCTGGTAGGTGGAACGGATGGGGTGTGGGGTTGAGTAGTCCGTTGGTGCGTCGGCGTCGGTTGGCGAAGGAGCTGCGGCGGCTTCGGGAGGAGGCCGGGCTGACCGCCGACGAGTTGGCGCGGGCGGCAAGGATGTCGCGGCCGAAGCTGTCCCGGTTCGAGACGGCGGATCGGGTGCCGTCGGTGTCGGATGTGAGCGCGAT harbors:
- a CDS encoding Scr1 family TA system antitoxin-like transcriptional regulator is translated as METLADADYLDGPDAVRAYTRLWERLTAAALGPVESRTLIQRIADDTGG
- a CDS encoding DUF397 domain-containing protein, which gives rise to MNTPHPTWRKSSRSDNNGGACVEVASLSSTTAVRDSKDHTGPVLTFTTTGWTAFIHAVKTDAFNA